One part of the Flavobacteriales bacterium genome encodes these proteins:
- a CDS encoding PhoH family protein, whose translation VRRIILTRPAVEAGENLGFLPGDLKEKIDPYLQPLYDALHDMIPASKLQAYMENGVIQIAPLAFMRGRTLDHAFVILDEAQNATENQLKMFLTRMGPSARFIITGDVTQVDLPRNQPSGLLQAEKLLQDVKGIAFIYLDHVDIIRHKLVKRIVEAYNTTKPSKV comes from the coding sequence AGGTGCGACGCATCATCCTTACCCGTCCCGCTGTTGAAGCAGGGGAAAACCTGGGTTTCCTGCCCGGAGACCTGAAGGAAAAGATTGATCCGTACCTGCAACCTTTGTATGACGCCCTTCATGATATGATCCCCGCCTCAAAACTACAGGCGTATATGGAAAATGGCGTGATCCAGATCGCTCCGTTGGCGTTTATGCGTGGTCGTACACTTGACCATGCATTCGTGATCCTTGATGAAGCGCAGAATGCGACAGAAAACCAACTGAAGATGTTCCTGACCCGGATGGGGCCGAGTGCCCGCTTTATCATCACCGGTGACGTGACTCAGGTGGATTTGCCCAGGAACCAACCCAGCGGCTTGTTGCAGGCCGAGAAACTTTTGCAGGATGTCAAAGGCATCGCATTTATTTACCTCGATCATGTAGATATTATCCGGCATAAGCTGGTGAAACGCATCGTGGAAGCTTATAATACGACCAAGCCGTCAAAAGTTTGA